In Streptomyces sp. NBC_00683, the DNA window GACTTCCACTTCCCGTCGCCGTTGTCCTTCGTGCCGGCGCGCGGATTCGTCAGGTCGTTGTACCAGGCGGGCTTCGGGGCGTTCTTCGCCCGTTCGAGCTCCTTCTTGCGCTTGGCCGCGTCGGCGGCCTTCTTCGCCTCGTCGGCCTGCTTCTGCGCCTCTTCGGCAGCGGCCTTCTTCTCGGGGTCGACCTCGTCGCACTCCTTGGCGAGGAGCAGGACCGGCACGGTCGCCCGCGCCGCCGCCAGGGTGCCCCTGCCGGAGCCGGGCAGTCCCAGTCCCGCACCGCCCCCGCCGTACGGGACGTGCAGGCGTCCGCCCAGTCCGACGGTGCAACCGGTGAGCCCTGCTTCGTCCGCAGCCTCGTCCGCGTGTTCCTGGGCTTCGTCGGCGGCCTTCCTGGCGCCCTCGACGTCCCCGTCCTTGGCTGCCTTCCTGGCCTTGGCCGAGGCGTCCGCGGCCTTCTGGGCCACCTCGCCCAGCCTGCCGAGTTTCCCGAGCTTGCCCAGTTTCCCCAACTTGCCGACGAGCTTGGCTTCGCCGTATCCGGGGATGAAGAGGGACCCGATGTTCCACAGGCCGGTACCGATCGCTTGGCCCTCGTTGCCGTCCTTCCACAGATCCCGTACCTCATCACCGATGAAGACGTCGTCCAGGACCTTCAGCCCGGTACCGCCGGATGCCTTCGTCCAGTCCCAGGCAGCCCCGACGTAGTCGCCGTCGGACCACTTGTCGCCTGCGCCCTCCGAGTCCTGGGACCACTTGTCGCCGAGACTGCTGCCGTAGTCCATCAGGCCGTTCCACGCCTTGACGGGATGGAAGACGGTGTCGATCGTGCCGGTGACGTCACCCCACAGGCCGTTGGCGAACACACCGGTGAAGAAGCCGCCGGTCTGATGCCCTGCGCAGGAGAGGAACGCGCCGAAGCCAGAGGTGCAGCTCTCGCCCTCGTCGTCGCCCTCTCCCGGATCACCGCCGTCCGCCCCCGCGGAGGCGTCCACGTCGTCGCCGCCCTCGTCCACCTGAACGACCGTGCCGCCACTGCCACCGGAAGCGCCGGCGCCTCCGGAGTCCGAACCGCCACCCGAGGCACCCGCCCCGCCCGCGTCCGCCCCGCCCGCGTCGGCCCCACCCGCATCCGTACCGCCGGCCACGGTCGATCCGTCCCCGCCCGTGCCGCCGGAGCCGGTCCCACCGGCATCGGTACCACCGGCCACGGTCGACCCGCCAGCATCCGTACCACCGGAGTCGGCGCCCTCACCGGCCACCACGTCACCGCTGCCCGGCGCCGGGCACGAACTGCCGATCACTTCACACACCGCACTGCGGAAGCCGCCGGCGATCTGACCGCCGATCCCCGCCGCCATCAGACCGCCGATGAGCGCCACGACGACCAGCACCAGCCCCACGTACTCCAGGGCGCTCTGGCCGCCGTCCCTGCGCCACCTGATCATCCGCGCGATGCTGAACCGCCGGTGATCGGCCCGCTGCTCCATGCGCAGGCCGAACCAGTCACGCGAACTGCGGCGCAGCAGCAGGAGCAGGACGACGACAGGAATCACCAGCTGCGGCGCACCCTGCCCGCCATCGCCCAGAGCCGCCAGTGCCCCGAGGACGAACCACACGTGGACGGCAATGAGTCCACGCCAGATCCAGACATCACCCGTCCGCACATGCAGCGACAGCGCGAGCCCTGCCGCGCCCGGCAACGCCGCGTACAGCAGCAGCCCGAGCAGCTCTCCGTCGATGGCGTCGGCCGACGACGCCAGCGTCAGTACGCCGATGCCGCCGAGGACCGTGAAGGCGAACAGCAGCCCAACGAGCAGCAGTACCGCCTGCAACGGCCTCGGCAACGACTGCCTGCCCGCCGGAGCCGGTATGTCTCCGGCACCGCCCGAAACCGCGAATCCGCCTGTGCCAGACATGCTGCGTCCCCCAACCAGCCGTTGCGCGCGGAGAGTTCACACACTCCATCGGACCACGGCACGGCGCGCGAAGCATGGGCCCCAGGACCCAATCCACCGGATTCAGACGCCCAGTCGCCGACCATGACGGCCGACAGGCACTGGGCGCGGCGACGGCGCCCGTCGCAACAGGCGGCTCCTCCCTGTCCATCTGCTCTGACGCCCGTCAGCCTCCGTGCCTGCCCGTCTCACCAGCGCCAGCCGGCCGTGCCGTCGCCATGGATGCGCAGCATGAACTCGGTGACCCGTTCGCCGTCGGGAGACGTAAGGGTGAGCGCAGCGCCTATCCGGGTGCAGCACGCGTCGATCCGCTCCCAGTCCTCCTCGTCGGCAGCCCGCTCCTGCTCGGCGAAGACCGGGCGGAACTGTTCGAATCCCGGGAGGGTCTCGACTTCGGCGTGGATCCAGGGCATGTCGCCGCCGGTGACCGTCAGCCGGGCGATCTCCTGGCCGTCGTGGTGCAGCCGCCAGAGGCCTCCGGCGGTCAGGTTCGGGTTGGCCATGTCCTCATGGTGGCAGCCACCACTGACAGAAGGCGGGGCCTCACGGCAGCGGTGTGGATGCCGCTGCCGTGAGGCCCCTTTTGGGCCGTGCGGCGAGCCCCGGGAATGTGCGGGTACTCCCCGGACGGTTCAGCTCTGCGAACCTTCGGCGCGGAGGAAGGAGACCTCCACCCGGCGGTTCTTCTTACGGCCCTCTTCCGTGCCGTTGTCAGCGATCGGGTACTGCTCGCCGTAGCCCCGGATCTCGAACGTGATGCCGGACCCCGACAGCGACGACTCCAGGACGTTGTGCACGGCCTCCGCACGCTGCTTGGAGAGAACGTCTCCGTGCGCGGAGGAGCCCAGGTTGTCGGTGAAGCCGAAGACACGGACCTTCTTCGCGTCCTGCTTCTTGATCTCGGCAGCGATCGCGTTGATGCGCCCGTTGGCCGCGGAGCTCAGCTTGGCACTGTCCTTGCCGAAGAGGACCTCGGCCTGGAGTGCGAACTTGATGTCGGTGTTGGTGTCCTCACGACGCTCTTCCCCGCCCAGGTCCTCGATGACGGACTTGATGTCGAGGACCTTGGGCGCGGCAAGGGTGGCACCATCCGGCAGCTTGAGATCCGTGTCGTTCGGATCCACCTTTACCGGCACTTCTGCGGACGCCGACGGGTACGGGCTGTCCTCTGCTGCGGCGTCGGGCGCCGCAACGACTCCGAAGGCCATTGCCCCGGCAAGCACGGTCATCGCCACC includes these proteins:
- a CDS encoding Tox-REase-5 domain-containing protein, which produces MSGTGGFAVSGGAGDIPAPAGRQSLPRPLQAVLLLVGLLFAFTVLGGIGVLTLASSADAIDGELLGLLLYAALPGAAGLALSLHVRTGDVWIWRGLIAVHVWFVLGALAALGDGGQGAPQLVIPVVVLLLLLRRSSRDWFGLRMEQRADHRRFSIARMIRWRRDGGQSALEYVGLVLVVVALIGGLMAAGIGGQIAGGFRSAVCEVIGSSCPAPGSGDVVAGEGADSGGTDAGGSTVAGGTDAGGTGSGGTGGDGSTVAGGTDAGGADAGGADAGGAGASGGGSDSGGAGASGGSGGTVVQVDEGGDDVDASAGADGGDPGEGDDEGESCTSGFGAFLSCAGHQTGGFFTGVFANGLWGDVTGTIDTVFHPVKAWNGLMDYGSSLGDKWSQDSEGAGDKWSDGDYVGAAWDWTKASGGTGLKVLDDVFIGDEVRDLWKDGNEGQAIGTGLWNIGSLFIPGYGEAKLVGKLGKLGKLGKLGRLGEVAQKAADASAKARKAAKDGDVEGARKAADEAQEHADEAADEAGLTGCTVGLGGRLHVPYGGGGAGLGLPGSGRGTLAAARATVPVLLLAKECDEVDPEKKAAAEEAQKQADEAKKAADAAKRKKELERAKNAPKPAWYNDLTNPRAGTKDNGDGKWKSIKPGVWNYPTEMGARYQEQISKVARGKEYRVELDKLTGNPVDFDGWDSTRGTYLEAKYGYRGPDFYNAETGRLTSGIADRWADQATRQLDAARGKPVEWHMSDPEVAEAARIMFEDRGIDVEVIDTPGDVTG
- a CDS encoding OmpA family protein, whose translation is MSSAIISTQGVRARVAMTVLAGAMAFGVVAAPDAAAEDSPYPSASAEVPVKVDPNDTDLKLPDGATLAAPKVLDIKSVIEDLGGEERREDTNTDIKFALQAEVLFGKDSAKLSSAANGRINAIAAEIKKQDAKKVRVFGFTDNLGSSAHGDVLSKQRAEAVHNVLESSLSGSGITFEIRGYGEQYPIADNGTEEGRKKNRRVEVSFLRAEGSQS